In Colletotrichum higginsianum IMI 349063 chromosome 1, whole genome shotgun sequence, one genomic interval encodes:
- a CDS encoding Duf1446 domain-containing protein produces the protein MNSPTDPTTHPRPLRVASASGAVTDRRHGFRALAELEEDIQFIVGDWMSEMNMTVRAAGKVDSNGASNEFEKAFLEGIEPALPHLASRGIKVAVNAGASDAQKLCSVLADKIEAQGLGLRVAWIGGDEVIDLVRQDAQDGAEFRSLTTGQKLSEWGFEPLYAQCYLGSWGIVEAFTGGADVVICGRVADASPAIACAAYHYGWQRKDYQQLASALVAGHMIECSTYVSGGNFSGFKSLPGDVTNIGFPIAEILPNGNFYVTKQKNTGGMVTVETCKSQLLYEIQGPLYYHSDTVAVLDGIRFEQAGVDRVFVSNVGSRKPPPTTKVGITAKGGFQAEAHYFLCGLDIEEKAQLLEKQLRSALEESRYHCLKFQTHGRCPDDPQSQASATVDFRIFAQARDEVDLSRERFLEPITNNIMQGYPGATFAMDTRLALPKPYCEYWVTLVPQNRLRHVCHLPFSGSRVDIAAPDDTEDFVPSQDSCETSDPAADAAADLGPLVRAPLGYVVHARSGDKGSDSNVGFFVRHADEWDWLRTLLTADKVKALLGRDYSGKPVFRFELRNIWAVHFLLKDHLDRGVGANSTYDFLGKNVAEYLRSKHVEIPVKFLERGRI, from the exons ATGAATAGTCCAACTGATCCCACCACCCACCCTCGCCCGCTTCGAGTGGCATCTGCATCTGGCGCAGTCACGGACCGGCGCCATGGTTTCCGGGCTCTTGCTGAGCTCGAAGAAGACATCCAATTCATCGTGGGTGATTGGATGTCTGAAATGAACATGACCGTCAGGGCAGCGGGCAAGGTCGACTCCAACGGCGCTTCCAACGAGTTTGAGAAGGCTTTTCTCGAGGGCATCGAGCCCGCGCTCCCGCATCTGGCGTCCAGGGGCATCAAGGTCGCAGTCAACGCGGGCGCCAGCGACGCCCAGAAGCTCTGCAGCGTCCTGGCGGACAAGATTGAGGCCCAGGGGCTGGGCCTGCGGGTTGCGTGGattggcggcgacgaggtcatcgaTCTCGTGCGGCAAGACGCCCAGGACGGAGCAGAGTTCCGAAGCCTGACCACAG GCCAGAAGCTGTCCGAATGGGGCTTTGAGCCCCTATACGCCCAGTGTTACCTCGGCAGCTGGGGTATTGTTGAAGCCTTTACGGGCGGCGCAGACGTTGTCATCTGTGGACGTGTTGCAGACGCATCCCCTGCCATTGCTTGTGCTGCCTATCATTATGGATGGCAGCGCAAGGACTACCAACAGCTCGCCAGTGCCTTGGTCGCCGGCCACATGATCGAATGCTCGACCTATGTCAGCGGAGGAAACTTCTCCGGATTCAAGTCGCTGCCCGGCGACGTCACCAACATCGGCTTCCCCATTGCCGAGATTCTCCCCAACGGCAACTTCTACGTCACCAAGCAGAAGAACACTGGTGGCATGGTGACGGTGGAAACATGCAAGTCTCAGTTGCTGTATGAGATTCAAGGACCGCTGTATTACCATTCCGATACCGTCGCCGTTCTGGATGGCATCAGGTTTGAACAAGCAGGAGTCGATCGGGT CTTTGTTTCCAATGTCGGAAGCCGGAAACCTCCCCCCACCACCAAGGTCGGCATCACCGCCAAGGGCGGGTTCCAAGCCGAAGCCCACTACTTCCTCTGCGGACTCGACATCGAGGAGAAGGCTCAACTGCTCGAGAAGCAACTCCGTTCCGCCTTGGAAGAGTCCAGGTACCACTGTCTCAAGTTCCAAACCCACGGGAGATGCCCCGACGATCCCCAGAGCCAGGCCTCGGCCACCGTTGACTTCCGCATCTTCGCCCAGGCCAgggacgaggtcgacctcTCGAGGGAACGTTTCCTCGAGCCGATAACGAACAACATCATGCAGGGCTACCCCGGCGCCACCTTTGCGATGGACACCCGGCTGGCCCTGCCGAAGCCGTACTGCGAGTACTGGGTGACGCTCGTCCCGCAGAACCGCCTCAGACACGTCTGCCACCTGCCGTTCAGCGGCTCGCGGGTCGACATCGCCGCGCCCGATGACACGGAGGACTTTGTGCCGAGCCAGGACTCGTGCGAGACGTCCGACcctgccgccgacgcggcggcTGATCTTGGCCCGCTCGTCCGGGCGCCGCTGGGCTACGTCGTCCACGCCCGTTCCGGGGACAAGGGGTCGGACTCCAACGTGGGCTTCTTCGTCCGCCACGCCGACGAATGGGACTGGCTACGCACCCTCTTGACcgccgacaaggtcaaggcgctcctcggccgggATTACTCTGGGAAGCCCGTCTTCCGCTTCGAGCTGCGGAACATCTGGG CTGTTCACTTCCTCCTCAAGGACCATCTGGATCGTGGCGTTGGAGCCAATTCGACTTACGACTTTCTGGGGAAGAACGTTGCTGAGTACTTGCGAAGCAAACATGTGGAAATCCCCGTCAAGTTTCTCGAGCGCGGAAGGATTTAG